A window from Dehalococcoidales bacterium encodes these proteins:
- a CDS encoding cysteine synthase family protein has protein sequence MTNIEPGHKLRVYSDITQLIASTENPTPLVRLNRVNPNQDFPIYLKLERYNPFGSVKDRIALEMLRGMEVGDRTIVEPSSGNTGIALACIANARGIPIEIAVPERIPEEKKIILKFLGATLFEADDALCPLFPTEGARGLVNALILSPATKDGYVSPNQYENELNVQAHYRNTGPEIWRQTQGKVNYFFAGFGTCGTISGIGRFLKEQNPDIKIIGVEPASSNHKLPGMKRITGLDEEFIP, from the coding sequence ATGACAAATATAGAACCAGGCCACAAGCTGAGAGTCTATTCTGATATCACCCAGCTTATCGCCAGCACGGAAAATCCGACCCCCCTGGTCAGGTTAAACAGGGTCAATCCGAATCAGGATTTTCCCATCTACCTGAAGCTGGAGAGATATAATCCCTTCGGCTCCGTGAAGGATAGAATCGCCCTTGAGATGCTCAGAGGGATGGAAGTGGGAGACAGGACCATTGTTGAGCCATCCTCCGGCAATACCGGCATTGCCCTCGCCTGTATCGCCAATGCCCGGGGGATACCGATAGAAATAGCCGTACCGGAAAGAATCCCGGAAGAAAAGAAGATAATCCTCAAGTTCCTTGGCGCAACACTTTTCGAGGCTGATGACGCTCTCTGTCCCCTGTTCCCTACCGAAGGAGCCAGGGGGCTGGTTAATGCCTTGATACTGAGCCCGGCGACCAAAGACGGCTATGTCAGCCCCAATCAGTACGAAAACGAACTGAACGTCCAGGCCCACTACCGGAATACGGGGCCGGAAATCTGGCGGCAAACACAGGGTAAGGTTAACTATTTCTTCGCCGGTTTTGGCACCTGCGGCACCATTAGCGGAATTGGCCGGTTTCTTAAGGAACAGAACCCTGATATCAAGATAATCGGCGTAGAACCTGCCTCCTCTAACCATAAATTGCCGGGCATGAAGAGAATCACCGGTCTGGACGAGGAGTTCATCCCCTAG
- a CDS encoding phosphoadenylyl-sulfate reductase has protein sequence MTTEVMTEVRKVERAKELIEEAVRNYPRIAVACSFGKDSMVAVNLAREVAPDIKVFSVMTQFKPLETFEYLKRMNETMNLDVTVYMVADSVPEILRDDSLEVVLLPADEFKEKAALTLNGTGEAIYKVEPDECCRLLKVEPTRIAVGDLDAWITGLRNTEGRTRVDYQEIEEKGGLIKINPILSFTEAEIWRYMATRGIEPHTWYARGYRSLGCAPCSNVGGELERDGRWQNTSKCGGECGIHTQRLK, from the coding sequence ATGACGACAGAAGTGATGACCGAAGTGAGGAAGGTCGAGCGCGCCAAGGAGTTAATTGAGGAAGCGGTAAGAAACTATCCTCGGATAGCTGTCGCCTGCTCTTTCGGGAAGGACAGTATGGTCGCTGTCAATCTCGCCCGGGAAGTGGCGCCGGATATTAAAGTTTTCTCGGTAATGACGCAGTTTAAACCGTTAGAGACTTTTGAGTACCTCAAGCGAATGAACGAAACAATGAACCTCGATGTCACTGTCTATATGGTGGCTGATAGTGTTCCGGAGATTCTGCGGGATGATTCCCTGGAAGTGGTTCTGTTGCCGGCCGATGAGTTCAAGGAGAAAGCCGCACTCACTTTGAACGGAACAGGAGAGGCGATATACAAAGTGGAGCCGGATGAATGCTGCCGGTTGCTTAAAGTTGAACCGACCAGAATAGCCGTCGGCGATCTCGACGCCTGGATAACCGGCTTGAGGAACACTGAAGGCAGAACCAGGGTAGACTACCAGGAAATTGAAGAGAAGGGCGGGTTGATTAAGATAAACCCGATTCTAAGCTTTACCGAAGCCGAGATATGGCGGTACATGGCTACCAGGGGCATTGAGCCTCATACATGGTACGCCCGGGGCTACCGCTCTCTGGGCTGCGCCCCATGTTCCAATGTTGGTGGAGAACTTGAGCGTGATGGCAGATGGCAAAATACCAGTAAATGTGGAGGGGAGTGTGGTATCCACACTCAGAGACTGAAATGA
- a CDS encoding 4Fe-4S binding protein, protein MDAKLRQESRRLKMDFETLKSGGFIKQTQENLFTVRLRCPGGRVTSEQLRKAAEIAEKYGRGEIHNSFRQSIEVPYVHYQYFDTIAAELKEINWSVASCGPRIRVPTACAGCTYNPNGLMDTQGMCIEVDKRYFGSATGHHKFKISFSGCPIDCARSREMDLGFQGMAEPELIEDLCNGCTLCVSTCEEKALTMVNGLPVRDDSKCIYCGDCIKVCPLDAMIAGRKGWLIRVGGKHGRHPIFAYEIAQLATDEQCFALIEKTAEWYQANSLGRERIGATLLRLGLPGYLDEVVRPLGLDVIDTPEERKKYWAAGNMYT, encoded by the coding sequence ATGGATGCGAAACTAAGACAGGAATCCCGCCGACTGAAGATGGACTTTGAGACGCTAAAGAGCGGGGGGTTCATCAAGCAGACCCAGGAGAACCTCTTTACGGTCAGGCTGCGCTGTCCCGGGGGTAGGGTGACATCAGAGCAGCTACGTAAAGCCGCTGAGATTGCGGAAAAATACGGACGGGGAGAAATCCATAACTCCTTCCGCCAGTCCATAGAAGTCCCTTATGTTCACTACCAGTACTTCGATACTATTGCCGCCGAGCTGAAGGAGATTAACTGGTCGGTTGCTTCCTGCGGCCCGCGTATCCGGGTGCCGACCGCCTGCGCCGGGTGCACCTATAATCCCAATGGCCTCATGGATACTCAAGGTATGTGCATTGAGGTGGACAAGCGCTATTTTGGCTCTGCCACCGGCCATCATAAATTCAAGATTTCCTTCTCCGGTTGTCCTATTGACTGCGCCCGCAGCCGGGAGATGGACCTGGGATTTCAGGGTATGGCTGAGCCGGAATTGATAGAAGACTTGTGTAATGGCTGTACGCTCTGCGTCTCCACCTGTGAAGAAAAGGCGCTCACCATGGTAAACGGCCTTCCGGTCAGGGATGACAGCAAGTGCATCTACTGCGGCGACTGCATCAAGGTCTGCCCGCTGGATGCCATGATTGCGGGGAGGAAGGGGTGGCTCATCCGGGTAGGCGGCAAACACGGTAGACACCCCATCTTTGCCTATGAAATCGCTCAACTGGCCACTGACGAGCAGTGTTTTGCCCTTATTGAGAAGACCGCGGAGTGGTACCAGGCTAACAGCCTAGGTAGAGAGAGAATCGGGGCTACCCTTCTCCGCCTTGGTCTCCCCGGATACCTGGATGAGGTGGTCAGACCTTTGGGTCTGGATGTTATTGATACACCTGAAGAGAGGAAAAAGTACTGGGCGGCAGGTAATATGTACACCTGA
- the cysK gene encoding cysteine synthase A, with amino-acid sequence MDKPAQKIEKIRYKTIEIPILTRGIARDSTELIGNTPLVRLNRITEGIQADVVAKLESFNPIGSVKDRIGVAMIVDAEAKGLINKNTVIVEPTSGNTGIALAFVCAARGYKLILTMPDTMSMERRHLLSIFGAELILTPGTEGMPGAIKRAEQLVAENTNYYMPQQFKNPANPEIHRVTTAEEIWRDTEGKVDILISGVGTGGTITGVAEVIKQRKPGFKAIAVEPVDSPVLSGGKPGPHKIQGIGAGFIPDILRADLIDEIVKVTNEDAGIIARRLAKEEGILAGISSGAAAWVALEVAKRPENKGKLIVAILPDTGERYLTTWLFQEVYPGK; translated from the coding sequence ATGGACAAGCCAGCACAGAAAATTGAGAAGATCCGGTACAAGACGATAGAGATACCAATACTCACCAGGGGGATTGCCAGAGACTCTACCGAATTAATCGGGAATACGCCGCTGGTGAGATTAAACCGTATAACCGAAGGCATTCAGGCTGATGTAGTCGCCAAGCTTGAATCTTTTAATCCCATCGGGAGTGTCAAGGATAGAATAGGCGTCGCCATGATTGTGGACGCTGAAGCGAAGGGGCTTATCAATAAGAATACGGTCATCGTTGAGCCTACCAGCGGTAATACCGGTATCGCCCTCGCTTTTGTCTGCGCTGCCAGAGGCTATAAGCTAATTCTGACCATGCCCGACACTATGTCAATGGAACGCAGACACCTGCTGTCCATTTTCGGCGCTGAACTGATACTGACTCCCGGGACAGAAGGAATGCCCGGCGCAATAAAAAGGGCGGAGCAGCTTGTCGCCGAGAACACTAACTACTACATGCCACAGCAGTTCAAGAACCCGGCTAATCCGGAGATACACCGGGTGACCACCGCTGAGGAGATCTGGCGGGATACCGAAGGCAAGGTAGATATCCTGATATCCGGGGTGGGTACCGGCGGTACAATCACCGGCGTGGCTGAAGTTATCAAGCAGAGGAAGCCCGGATTTAAGGCAATCGCCGTCGAGCCGGTCGATTCTCCGGTGCTTTCCGGGGGGAAACCGGGACCCCACAAGATCCAGGGCATCGGGGCCGGTTTTATCCCTGACATTTTGCGAGCGGATTTAATTGATGAAATTGTCAAAGTGACCAATGAGGATGCCGGCATCATTGCCAGGAGACTGGCTAAGGAAGAAGGCATACTGGCCGGTATCTCATCCGGGGCGGCTGCCTGGGTAGCGTTGGAAGTAGCCAAAAGACCGGAAAATAAGGGCAAACTTATCGTGGCCATCCTGCCCGATACCGGTGAGCGCTACCTGACCACCTGGCTTTTCCAGGAAGTTTATCCGGGCAAATAA
- a CDS encoding Rrf2 family transcriptional regulator has product MKISTRGQYGTRALLELALHQGEGPVLLKDVARRQQIPLQYLERVIAPLIAGGILRSARGAKGGVSLARRPEEIKLSEVIQLLEGSIAPVECVNNPDLCSRSELCVPRDIWGELKKAMDGVLESTTLQDLVERQRKKELSAEVMYYI; this is encoded by the coding sequence ATGAAAATTTCCACCCGAGGACAGTATGGCACCAGGGCTTTGCTGGAGTTAGCTCTTCACCAGGGAGAGGGACCGGTACTATTGAAAGATGTTGCCCGGAGACAGCAGATTCCACTCCAGTACCTGGAACGGGTGATTGCTCCCCTCATCGCCGGCGGTATCCTGCGCAGCGCGCGGGGCGCCAAAGGTGGAGTTTCCCTGGCCAGGCGTCCTGAGGAAATAAAACTGAGCGAGGTTATTCAGCTCCTCGAAGGTTCGATAGCTCCGGTAGAATGCGTCAACAATCCGGATTTGTGTAGTCGCTCAGAACTGTGTGTGCCCCGTGACATCTGGGGAGAACTGAAGAAGGCGATGGATGGGGTTTTGGAATCGACTACCCTGCAGGACCTGGTAGAGAGGCAGAGGAAAAAGGAATTGAGCGCAGAAGTCATGTATTATATCTAA
- a CDS encoding SLC13 family permease, with protein sequence MAALSQILALVIFISMFIAIVIGKVHRYIPALIGAALTLTVVFLLVLRDTHAITSVLNLGQLTQFKFWVPGEEHIESQGINWQTIIFIGGMMVMVESMGETGFFHWICLHIAKLVNYRIVPILITFMLLAGFLSMFIDSITVLLFMAAVVIELARLLKFDPVPVIIAMIFAANTGGSATMSGDPPNIIIGTALGYTFIDFARNTGVIAWASMVLTVGYFYLMFRKSLAVSQAEADAAATRYPEPGEVISNPFLFRINTAIFILVVTLIITHAETGMSVALIGVIAASLTLLAAFKRAPHIVQRVDWRTLVFFIGLFIAVGGLEETGTLKMLAEYIGDVSQGNIAVVIPIILWISASASAVVDNIPFAATMVPVIKDLSLTAGFPLPTLAWTLALGTDIGGNATPIGASANVVGTAIAEKEGHPISWGVFCKYAVPATIMVLALCWLLLIVRYA encoded by the coding sequence GTGGCAGCGCTAAGCCAAATCCTTGCTCTGGTAATCTTCATCTCCATGTTTATCGCCATTGTCATCGGCAAGGTACACCGTTATATCCCGGCTTTGATTGGCGCCGCTTTGACCTTAACTGTAGTATTTCTTCTCGTCTTACGAGACACACACGCAATAACCAGTGTTTTGAACCTGGGGCAGCTCACGCAGTTCAAGTTCTGGGTACCCGGTGAAGAACACATTGAATCTCAGGGCATCAACTGGCAGACCATCATCTTTATAGGCGGTATGATGGTAATGGTGGAGAGCATGGGAGAGACGGGATTCTTCCACTGGATATGCCTGCATATTGCCAAACTGGTCAATTACAGGATAGTACCCATATTGATTACCTTCATGCTGCTGGCCGGTTTCCTGTCAATGTTCATTGACAGCATCACGGTGCTGTTATTCATGGCGGCGGTAGTCATCGAGCTGGCCCGTCTGCTTAAGTTTGACCCCGTTCCGGTAATAATCGCCATGATTTTTGCCGCAAATACCGGCGGCAGCGCTACCATGAGCGGTGACCCGCCCAATATCATCATCGGCACTGCCCTGGGTTATACCTTCATTGATTTTGCCCGGAATACGGGTGTTATTGCCTGGGCTTCAATGGTATTAACAGTAGGATACTTTTACCTGATGTTCCGTAAGTCCCTGGCTGTTTCTCAGGCTGAAGCGGACGCCGCCGCCACACGGTACCCTGAACCTGGAGAGGTCATCTCTAACCCCTTCCTCTTCAGGATAAACACCGCAATATTCATCCTGGTAGTAACTTTAATAATTACTCATGCCGAGACCGGGATGTCAGTAGCGCTGATAGGTGTGATTGCAGCCTCTTTAACCCTGCTGGCTGCCTTTAAGAGAGCTCCGCATATTGTGCAGAGGGTTGACTGGCGTACCCTGGTCTTCTTTATCGGGCTGTTTATCGCTGTCGGCGGACTGGAGGAAACAGGTACGCTGAAGATGCTGGCGGAATATATTGGAGACGTATCACAGGGCAATATCGCCGTGGTGATACCTATCATCCTGTGGATTTCCGCGTCCGCTTCGGCTGTCGTCGATAACATTCCTTTTGCCGCGACCATGGTACCGGTAATAAAAGACCTCTCTTTGACGGCGGGCTTCCCCCTGCCGACGTTAGCCTGGACACTGGCTTTAGGTACGGATATCGGAGGTAATGCTACTCCCATTGGAGCCTCAGCCAACGTCGTCGGTACCGCCATTGCCGAGAAGGAGGGCCACCCCATTAGCTGGGGCGTTTTCTGTAAATATGCCGTCCCGGCGACTATTATGGTGCTTGCCTTATGCTGGTTGTTACTAATCGTCAGATACGCTTAA
- a CDS encoding universal stress protein, producing MFERILVALDGSELSEVSLHYATELAATLESMVDLVYVCEPAETEYRHMHQLYIEKVAQHMKSRIKAYQPGTELPASRVKPVILDGEPAAEILNYAEKNDIGIIVMASYGRSGILPWPWGSTADKILHAAHRPLLLIKPETPVTEKEQGKLLSKILLPLDGSKTGEAALPHVKEIARRIKTEIVLLQVVPLGQYTHTVGGTNYVLFPEQEVQNLQARAKEYLEETAEELKGTKATVMVEVKTGQADQEIIKFAEHEDVRLVAISSHGRSGLKQWMTGSVTHKVLQASHTPVLVVRVLEAKA from the coding sequence ATGTTCGAGAGAATTCTGGTTGCGTTAGATGGGTCAGAACTGAGTGAGGTATCCCTGCATTACGCAACGGAACTGGCCGCAACTTTAGAATCGATGGTGGATCTGGTCTACGTATGTGAACCTGCGGAGACCGAGTACCGTCACATGCACCAACTCTATATTGAAAAGGTCGCCCAGCACATGAAGAGCCGTATCAAGGCTTATCAGCCAGGAACAGAGCTTCCGGCTTCACGGGTAAAACCGGTAATACTGGATGGGGAGCCGGCCGCTGAAATCCTCAACTATGCGGAAAAAAACGATATCGGTATAATTGTCATGGCATCCTACGGCCGTTCCGGCATATTACCCTGGCCATGGGGCAGTACCGCCGATAAGATTCTACACGCCGCTCACAGACCGCTGCTGCTCATTAAACCTGAGACGCCCGTGACTGAAAAAGAGCAGGGTAAACTACTAAGTAAAATACTCCTGCCGCTGGATGGGTCTAAAACTGGTGAAGCCGCACTACCCCATGTCAAGGAAATAGCCCGGAGAATTAAGACAGAAATAGTCCTTCTACAGGTAGTGCCTCTGGGACAGTATACTCACACTGTAGGGGGAACGAACTACGTTCTTTTCCCGGAGCAGGAGGTACAGAACTTGCAAGCAAGAGCCAAGGAATACCTTGAAGAAACGGCCGAAGAACTGAAAGGTACAAAGGCGACAGTGATGGTAGAAGTGAAGACCGGGCAGGCTGACCAGGAAATAATCAAGTTCGCTGAACATGAGGATGTCCGTCTGGTAGCGATATCAAGCCATGGCCGTTCCGGTCTCAAGCAGTGGATGACGGGCAGCGTAACTCATAAAGTTTTGCAGGCTAGCCATACGCCGGTGCTGGTGGTAAGAGTGCTAGAAGCAAAAGCGTAG
- a CDS encoding pyruvate ferredoxin oxidoreductase subunit gamma, with amino-acid sequence MIDTGGLVEIRWHGRGGQGAVTSAELIAQAAINEGKYAQAFPSFGPERRGAPVLAFDRINQREPIRIRAEITQPDVVIVLDPGLLTVMNVAAGLKEQGIVIINTRKTIEEIRSDSKIKASLALVDATSIAREVLGVPIVNTTMVGALIRATGIIKLESMNEPIEKRFGRLAERNIKAMEKAYQETLIVE; translated from the coding sequence TTGATAGACACCGGCGGGCTTGTTGAAATCAGGTGGCACGGTCGGGGCGGGCAGGGTGCCGTTACTTCGGCCGAGTTGATAGCGCAGGCCGCGATTAATGAGGGCAAGTATGCTCAGGCGTTTCCCAGCTTTGGCCCGGAAAGAAGGGGCGCTCCGGTTCTGGCTTTTGACAGAATAAATCAGCGGGAGCCTATACGTATCAGGGCGGAGATAACCCAACCTGATGTGGTGATAGTCCTTGACCCCGGACTGTTAACCGTTATGAATGTCGCCGCGGGGCTGAAAGAGCAAGGTATAGTTATCATCAACACCAGGAAAACGATTGAGGAAATCAGGTCCGACTCCAAGATTAAAGCCAGTCTGGCTCTGGTTGATGCCACCAGCATCGCCCGTGAAGTGCTGGGGGTGCCTATCGTCAATACCACCATGGTAGGCGCTTTAATCAGGGCAACGGGTATTATCAAATTAGAATCGATGAACGAACCGATAGAAAAACGCTTCGGCAGACTTGCCGAGCGGAACATCAAGGCGATGGAAAAAGCCTACCAGGAAACCTTAATCGTGGAGTGA
- a CDS encoding 4Fe-4S binding protein: MAKTEGELTWKDLEIGAICTEPGSASQYRTGDWRSQRPTYDFSKCIKCGICYMFCPEGCIGQNEEGYFRANLYYCKGCGICARECPTRVITMVEEE, from the coding sequence ATGGCAAAAACTGAAGGTGAGTTGACCTGGAAAGACCTGGAGATTGGCGCTATCTGCACCGAGCCGGGGAGCGCCAGCCAGTACAGGACCGGTGATTGGCGTTCGCAGAGGCCGACCTATGACTTTAGCAAATGCATCAAGTGCGGCATTTGCTATATGTTCTGCCCGGAAGGCTGTATCGGGCAGAATGAAGAAGGGTATTTCCGGGCTAACCTGTACTACTGCAAGGGCTGTGGTATTTGCGCCCGGGAGTGTCCGACCAGGGTGATAACCATGGTAGAGGAGGAATAA
- a CDS encoding transketolase C-terminal domain-containing protein yields MAKRVGIEVSIAISDAVKMANADVISAYPITPQTHIVEHLAELVANGELDAEFIPVESEHSAMSACLGSAAVGARTFTATAGQGLELMHEVLYVASAMRLPIVMAVANRALSAPLSVWGDHSDAMAIRDTGWIQIFVENGQEALDNIFCAFRIAEDKRVLLPVAVHLDGFHLSHMIEPIIFPEQSEVDRFLPPNQYPLPLNPDKPVAMGDFAPPIIYTEAKWAQEQNLRASKEIILECWHAFGESFQRHYSPVETYRSENAGVLLLTMGSFSETAMVAVDKVREAGKEVGLIKLRLWRPFPFEELRHAVKGADILIVLDRALSTGGPGGPVASEIKAALYNEPKKPKVVSFVGGLGGRDISVSGFEDIINQGIKLARRKSGREFEIFGVRE; encoded by the coding sequence ATGGCCAAGAGGGTAGGGATTGAAGTCTCCATAGCTATCAGTGACGCCGTCAAAATGGCTAACGCTGATGTTATTTCCGCTTACCCCATCACTCCCCAAACACATATTGTCGAGCACCTGGCAGAGCTGGTAGCCAATGGTGAGCTGGATGCCGAGTTTATTCCCGTGGAATCGGAGCACTCGGCGATGAGTGCCTGCCTGGGGTCTGCCGCCGTCGGCGCGCGGACTTTTACCGCTACCGCCGGTCAGGGACTGGAACTGATGCATGAAGTACTGTATGTCGCCTCTGCTATGCGTCTACCGATAGTTATGGCGGTAGCCAACCGGGCTTTATCAGCGCCGCTGAGCGTCTGGGGCGACCATTCTGACGCAATGGCGATTAGAGATACCGGCTGGATACAGATATTTGTTGAGAACGGACAGGAAGCTTTGGATAATATCTTCTGCGCTTTCCGTATCGCTGAGGACAAACGCGTTTTACTGCCGGTAGCAGTCCATCTCGATGGATTTCACCTATCGCACATGATTGAACCGATAATATTCCCTGAACAGAGCGAAGTTGACCGCTTCCTGCCACCCAACCAGTACCCCTTACCACTGAATCCTGACAAACCGGTGGCGATGGGTGATTTCGCCCCGCCAATCATCTATACCGAGGCGAAGTGGGCGCAGGAACAGAACCTCAGAGCCTCCAAAGAGATAATCCTGGAGTGCTGGCATGCCTTCGGGGAAAGCTTCCAGCGTCATTATTCTCCCGTGGAAACCTATCGCAGTGAAAACGCCGGGGTGCTCCTGCTGACCATGGGCAGTTTCAGTGAGACGGCAATGGTAGCCGTGGACAAAGTACGGGAAGCCGGTAAAGAGGTCGGACTGATAAAGCTCCGGCTGTGGCGGCCCTTTCCCTTTGAGGAACTCCGCCATGCGGTGAAAGGCGCTGACATCCTCATTGTACTGGATCGAGCCCTTTCTACTGGCGGGCCGGGCGGGCCGGTAGCCTCCGAAATTAAAGCGGCTCTGTATAACGAGCCTAAAAAACCCAAAGTAGTCAGCTTCGTTGGCGGCCTGGGGGGAAGGGATATCAGCGTTTCCGGATTTGAAGACATCATCAACCAGGGCATCAAGCTGGCCCGGAGGAAAAGCGGACGGGAATTCGAGATATTTGGAGTCAGGGAATGA
- the porB gene encoding pyruvate synthase subunit PorB: MIDKYSVYVPRLATKKEKFAPGHRACIGCGEALAVRLACKALGSNMIVVNATGCMEIVASQLPYTTWRTPWIHTLFENTAAVASGIESGLKAMRRKGRAPDQDINVVAIAGDGGTSDIGLQALSGALERGHDFVYLCFDNEAYMNTGIQRSSATPYGASTTTSPAGTESIGQFTWKKNMPAIVAAHDIPYVATASPSYPFDLMDKVAKAAAVQGPAYVHIYSVCPTGWRCATDLAIKLGRLVVETGIFPLYEVENGKYKMSMEPPQLKSIKEYLKLQGRFRHLSDDTIDMIQERVRREYYSLLEKAEHDSKNQRA; this comes from the coding sequence ATGATTGATAAGTATTCGGTTTATGTGCCTCGACTGGCCACCAAGAAGGAGAAGTTCGCCCCCGGGCACCGCGCCTGCATCGGCTGTGGAGAAGCTCTGGCGGTAAGGTTAGCCTGTAAAGCCCTGGGTAGTAACATGATAGTGGTGAACGCCACCGGATGCATGGAGATCGTTGCTTCCCAGCTTCCCTACACTACTTGGCGTACTCCCTGGATACATACTCTTTTTGAGAATACGGCCGCCGTAGCCTCCGGTATAGAATCAGGACTCAAAGCCATGAGACGAAAGGGGAGAGCCCCGGATCAGGACATCAATGTTGTCGCCATCGCTGGTGACGGCGGTACCAGTGACATCGGGCTTCAGGCATTATCCGGGGCACTGGAAAGGGGTCACGACTTCGTTTACCTCTGTTTTGATAATGAAGCTTACATGAATACCGGTATCCAGCGGTCTTCCGCAACTCCTTATGGCGCTTCGACGACCACCTCCCCGGCCGGAACGGAGAGTATCGGGCAGTTCACCTGGAAGAAGAATATGCCGGCTATTGTCGCCGCTCACGACATACCCTATGTCGCCACCGCTTCTCCCAGCTACCCCTTCGATTTGATGGACAAGGTAGCCAAGGCAGCCGCCGTACAAGGGCCAGCCTACGTGCATATTTATTCGGTCTGTCCCACCGGCTGGCGCTGCGCGACTGACCTGGCAATCAAGCTGGGACGCCTGGTGGTGGAAACCGGTATCTTCCCGCTCTATGAAGTGGAGAACGGGAAATATAAAATGAGTATGGAACCGCCCCAGCTAAAATCGATAAAGGAGTACCTGAAATTGCAGGGGAGGTTCCGCCATCTCAGTGACGATACCATTGACATGATTCAGGAAAGGGTGAGAAGGGAATATTATAGTCTTCTGGAGAAAGCGGAACATGACAGCAAAAACCAAAGGGCTTGA
- the nuoE gene encoding NADH-quinone oxidoreductase subunit NuoE, which translates to MTAKTKGLEATVNKVLKKYRKDKGMLVSILQDIQAEYNYLPREALKQVCEGLVVPLSQVYSVATFFKAFSLQPRGRHLINVCMGTACHVRGGIRILEKLERELEISSGATTPDLKFTLETVNCVGACALGPIVKVDDDYHGEMTTDKVVSVLKNYS; encoded by the coding sequence ATGACAGCAAAAACCAAAGGGCTTGAGGCAACGGTTAATAAAGTACTGAAGAAGTACCGGAAGGACAAGGGGATGCTGGTCTCCATCTTGCAGGATATCCAGGCGGAATATAATTACTTGCCCAGGGAAGCCTTGAAGCAGGTCTGCGAAGGTCTGGTTGTTCCCCTCAGCCAGGTATATAGTGTGGCTACTTTCTTTAAGGCTTTCAGCTTGCAGCCCAGAGGGCGTCACTTGATTAATGTGTGTATGGGTACTGCCTGTCATGTCCGGGGGGGAATCCGGATCCTGGAAAAGCTTGAGCGCGAACTGGAAATCAGCTCCGGCGCCACCACCCCGGACCTCAAGTTTACCCTGGAAACGGTCAACTGTGTCGGCGCCTGCGCTTTAGGCCCAATCGTGAAAGTTGACGATGACTACCACGGAGAAATGACTACGGATAAAGTTGTCTCCGTGCTGAAGAACTATAGCTAG